In a genomic window of Anas acuta chromosome 9, bAnaAcu1.1, whole genome shotgun sequence:
- the IWS1 gene encoding protein IWS1 homolog isoform X1, with translation MESEYYGGEQSDDGGATPVQDERDSGSDVEDEGNEQHSGSENGSVGHHSENEHSDGEEDGQTGEPHMTDSENEDVPRQKDSDSDNEEPPNHNASDSDNEADHGGKDSDSDAEDRPNQHLSDSENEDALNHQASDSENGEPHRDHSSDFENEETQKQPASDSESEEVRKQPVSDSESESAPRHKQEIESDDSDGEDRKEEVQNDSHHSDNKRAREGFQGSDSEEEGPKRRKISDSDEDEKEEKTVKRKTAILSDSEDDTEKAPAKKVRILSDVEESDSDAASEKSDKRKKNMVSDSEEEEERKENAGKKTEEKDLFGSDSESGNEQENLIADIFGESGDEEEEEFTGFNQEDLEEEKGDAEMKETADESDSDDNIKRGKHMDFMSDFDMMLQRKKSMSGKRRRNRDGGTFISDADDVVSAMIVKMNEAAEEDRQLNTQKKPALKKLTLLPTVVMHLKKQDLKETFIDSGVMSAIKEWLSPLPDRSLPALKIREELLKILQELPSVSQETLKHSGIGRAVMYLYKHPKESRPNKDMAGKLINEWSRPIFGLTSNYKGMTREEREQRDLEQMPQRRRLSSSGGQTPRRDLEKVLTGEEKALRPGDPGFCARARVPMPSNKDYVVRPKWNVEMESSRFQGTSKKGVSRLDKQMRKFTDIRKKSRSAHAVKISIEGNKMPL, from the exons ATGGAGAGCGAGTACTACGGCGGGGAGCAGTCAG ATGACGGTGGAGCTACTCCGGTGCAAGATGAGAGAGATTCAGGATCTGATGTTGAAGATGAAGGAAATGAGCAGCATTCTGGATCTGAGAACGGAAGCGTAGGGCACCACTCTGAG aatGAACACAGTGATGGAGAAGAGGATGGGCAAACAGGAGAGCCTCATATGACAGactctgaaaatgaagatgtaCCGAGGCAAAAAGACAGTGACTCAGATAACGAGGAGCCTCCAAATCACAATGCAAGTGATTCAGACAATGAAGCAGATCATGGAGGGAAAGACAGTGACTCTGATGCTGAGGACCGTCCAAATCAGCATTTAAGTGactctgaaaatgaagatgCCTTAAATCATCAAGCTAGTGACTCTGAAAATGGAGAACCTCACAGGGATCACAGTAGTGACTTTGAAAATGAGGAAACACAGAAGCAGCCGGCCAGTGACTCGGAGAGCGAGGAGGTCCGCAAGCAGCCGGTCAGTGACTCGGAGAGCGAGTCTGCTCCCAGGCACAAACAAGAAATAGAGTCTGATGACAGTGATGGGGAGGACAGGAAGGAGGAGGTGCAGAATGATTCTCATCATTCAGATAACAAACGTGCGAGGGAAGGATTTCAGGGCTCTGACAGTGAAGAGGAAGGTCCTAAGAGACGAAAAATCTCAGACAGCGATGAAGATGAGAAAGAGGAGAagactgtgaagaggaaaacagcCATCCTTTCTGACAGTGAGGATGACACTGAGAAAGCAC CTGCAAAAAAAGTACGAATCCTTTCTGATGTTGAAGAATCAGATAGCGATGCTGCCTCAGAGAAGTctgataaaaggaagaaaaatatggtATCAGATagtgaagaagaggaagaaagaaaagagaatgctgggaagaaaacagaagagaaagatctGTTTGGCAGTGACAGTGAATCTGGAAACGAACAAGA GAACCTGATTGCAGATATATTTGGAGAATCTGGtgatgaggaagaagaggaattTACC GGCTTTAACCAGGAGGACTTGGAAGAAGAGAAGGGTGATGCAGAGATGAAGGAGACAGCAGATGAGTCGGACTCTGATGATAACATCAAACGAGGGAAGCA TATGGACTTCATGTCAGATTTTGACATGATGCTGCAGCGAAAGAAGAGTATGAGTGGCAAGCGTAGACGAAACCGTGATGGTGGAACTTTTATTAGTGATGCAGATGATGTGGTCAGTGCTATGATTGTGAAGATGAATGAAGCTGCAGAG GAGGATCGACAGCTGAATACACAAAAGAAACCTGCACTAAAGAAATTAACTTTACTACCGACTGTAGTTATGCATCTTAAAAA GCAGGACCTCAAAGAAACTTTCATCGATAGTGGTGTAATGTCTGCCATCAAAGAAtggctttctcctcttccagaCCGAAGTCTGCCAGCACTGAAGATAAGAGAGGAGCTTCTGAAAATCCTGCAAGAG CTGCCCAGCGTGAGCCAAGAGACCCTGAAGCACAGTGGCATTGGACGAGCTGTGATGTACCTTTACAAACACCCCAAAGAATCGAGACCTAACAAAGATATGGCAGGGAAGCTAATCA ATGAATGGTCTCGACCCATCTTTGGCCTTACCTCAAACTACAAAGGCATGACAAGAGAAGAGAGGGAACAGAGAGATTTGGAACAGATGCCTCAGCGAAGAAGATTGAGTAG ctcTGGTGGTCAGACTCCCCGCAGGGATCTGGAGAAAGTATTAACAGGAGAGGAAAA gGCTCTTAGACCTGGAGACCCTGGTTTCTGTGCCCGTGCGAGGGTGCCAATGCCTTCCAACAAGGACTATGTGGTTAGGCCAAAGTGGAATGTGGAGATGGAGTCCTCTAGG ttccAGGGGACCTCTAAGAAAGGGGTGAGTCGACTGGACAAACAGATGCGGAAATTCacagatatcaggaaaaaaagcagatcgGCCCATGCAGTGAAAATCAGCATTGAGGGCAATAAGATGCCATTGTGA
- the IWS1 gene encoding protein IWS1 homolog isoform X3: MTDSENEDVPRQKDSDSDNEEPPNHNASDSDNEADHGGKDSDSDAEDRPNQHLSDSENEDALNHQASDSENGEPHRDHSSDFENEETQKQPASDSESEEVRKQPVSDSESESAPRHKQEIESDDSDGEDRKEEVQNDSHHSDNKRAREGFQGSDSEEEGPKRRKISDSDEDEKEEKTVKRKTAILSDSEDDTEKAPAKKVRILSDVEESDSDAASEKSDKRKKNMVSDSEEEEERKENAGKKTEEKDLFGSDSESGNEQENLIADIFGESGDEEEEEFTGFNQEDLEEEKGDAEMKETADESDSDDNIKRGKHMDFMSDFDMMLQRKKSMSGKRRRNRDGGTFISDADDVVSAMIVKMNEAAEEDRQLNTQKKPALKKLTLLPTVVMHLKKQDLKETFIDSGVMSAIKEWLSPLPDRSLPALKIREELLKILQELPSVSQETLKHSGIGRAVMYLYKHPKESRPNKDMAGKLINEWSRPIFGLTSNYKGMTREEREQRDLEQMPQRRRLSSSGGQTPRRDLEKVLTGEEKALRPGDPGFCARARVPMPSNKDYVVRPKWNVEMESSRFQGTSKKGVSRLDKQMRKFTDIRKKSRSAHAVKISIEGNKMPL; this comes from the exons ATGACAGactctgaaaatgaagatgtaCCGAGGCAAAAAGACAGTGACTCAGATAACGAGGAGCCTCCAAATCACAATGCAAGTGATTCAGACAATGAAGCAGATCATGGAGGGAAAGACAGTGACTCTGATGCTGAGGACCGTCCAAATCAGCATTTAAGTGactctgaaaatgaagatgCCTTAAATCATCAAGCTAGTGACTCTGAAAATGGAGAACCTCACAGGGATCACAGTAGTGACTTTGAAAATGAGGAAACACAGAAGCAGCCGGCCAGTGACTCGGAGAGCGAGGAGGTCCGCAAGCAGCCGGTCAGTGACTCGGAGAGCGAGTCTGCTCCCAGGCACAAACAAGAAATAGAGTCTGATGACAGTGATGGGGAGGACAGGAAGGAGGAGGTGCAGAATGATTCTCATCATTCAGATAACAAACGTGCGAGGGAAGGATTTCAGGGCTCTGACAGTGAAGAGGAAGGTCCTAAGAGACGAAAAATCTCAGACAGCGATGAAGATGAGAAAGAGGAGAagactgtgaagaggaaaacagcCATCCTTTCTGACAGTGAGGATGACACTGAGAAAGCAC CTGCAAAAAAAGTACGAATCCTTTCTGATGTTGAAGAATCAGATAGCGATGCTGCCTCAGAGAAGTctgataaaaggaagaaaaatatggtATCAGATagtgaagaagaggaagaaagaaaagagaatgctgggaagaaaacagaagagaaagatctGTTTGGCAGTGACAGTGAATCTGGAAACGAACAAGA GAACCTGATTGCAGATATATTTGGAGAATCTGGtgatgaggaagaagaggaattTACC GGCTTTAACCAGGAGGACTTGGAAGAAGAGAAGGGTGATGCAGAGATGAAGGAGACAGCAGATGAGTCGGACTCTGATGATAACATCAAACGAGGGAAGCA TATGGACTTCATGTCAGATTTTGACATGATGCTGCAGCGAAAGAAGAGTATGAGTGGCAAGCGTAGACGAAACCGTGATGGTGGAACTTTTATTAGTGATGCAGATGATGTGGTCAGTGCTATGATTGTGAAGATGAATGAAGCTGCAGAG GAGGATCGACAGCTGAATACACAAAAGAAACCTGCACTAAAGAAATTAACTTTACTACCGACTGTAGTTATGCATCTTAAAAA GCAGGACCTCAAAGAAACTTTCATCGATAGTGGTGTAATGTCTGCCATCAAAGAAtggctttctcctcttccagaCCGAAGTCTGCCAGCACTGAAGATAAGAGAGGAGCTTCTGAAAATCCTGCAAGAG CTGCCCAGCGTGAGCCAAGAGACCCTGAAGCACAGTGGCATTGGACGAGCTGTGATGTACCTTTACAAACACCCCAAAGAATCGAGACCTAACAAAGATATGGCAGGGAAGCTAATCA ATGAATGGTCTCGACCCATCTTTGGCCTTACCTCAAACTACAAAGGCATGACAAGAGAAGAGAGGGAACAGAGAGATTTGGAACAGATGCCTCAGCGAAGAAGATTGAGTAG ctcTGGTGGTCAGACTCCCCGCAGGGATCTGGAGAAAGTATTAACAGGAGAGGAAAA gGCTCTTAGACCTGGAGACCCTGGTTTCTGTGCCCGTGCGAGGGTGCCAATGCCTTCCAACAAGGACTATGTGGTTAGGCCAAAGTGGAATGTGGAGATGGAGTCCTCTAGG ttccAGGGGACCTCTAAGAAAGGGGTGAGTCGACTGGACAAACAGATGCGGAAATTCacagatatcaggaaaaaaagcagatcgGCCCATGCAGTGAAAATCAGCATTGAGGGCAATAAGATGCCATTGTGA
- the IWS1 gene encoding protein IWS1 homolog isoform X2, translating to MESEYYGGEQSDDGGATPVQDERDSGSDVEDEGNEQHSGSENGSVGHHSENEHSDGEEDGQTGEPHMTDSENEDVPRQKDSDSDNEEPPNHNASDSDNEADHGGKDSDSDAEDRPNQHLSDSENEDALNHQASDSENGEPHRDHSSDFENEETQKQPASDSESEEVRKQPVSDSESESAPRHKQEIESDDSDGEDRKEEVQNDSHHSDNKRAREGFQGSDSEEEGPKRRKISDSDEDEKEEKTVKRKTAILSDSEDDTEKAPAKKVRILSDVEESDSDAASEKSDKRKKNMVSDSEEEEERKENAGKKTEEKDLFGSDSESGNEQENLIADIFGESGDEEEEEFTGFNQEDLEEEKGDAEMKETADESDSDDNIKRGKHMDFMSDFDMMLQRKKSMSGKRRRNRDGGTFISDADDVVSAMIVKMNEAAEEDRQLNTQKKPALKKLTLLPTVVMHLKKQDLKETFIDSGVMSAIKEWLSPLPDRSLPALKIREELLKILQELPSVSQETLKHSGIGRAVMYLYKHPKESRPNKDMAGKLINEWSRPIFGLTSNYKGMTREEREQRDLEQMPQRRRLSSSGGQTPRRDLEKVLTGEEKALRPGDPGFCARARVPMPSNKDYVVRPKWNVEMESSRPGTIKRGISRLEKHKRRFAEQKRLSKVHRAIKFSIEGNRMPL from the exons ATGGAGAGCGAGTACTACGGCGGGGAGCAGTCAG ATGACGGTGGAGCTACTCCGGTGCAAGATGAGAGAGATTCAGGATCTGATGTTGAAGATGAAGGAAATGAGCAGCATTCTGGATCTGAGAACGGAAGCGTAGGGCACCACTCTGAG aatGAACACAGTGATGGAGAAGAGGATGGGCAAACAGGAGAGCCTCATATGACAGactctgaaaatgaagatgtaCCGAGGCAAAAAGACAGTGACTCAGATAACGAGGAGCCTCCAAATCACAATGCAAGTGATTCAGACAATGAAGCAGATCATGGAGGGAAAGACAGTGACTCTGATGCTGAGGACCGTCCAAATCAGCATTTAAGTGactctgaaaatgaagatgCCTTAAATCATCAAGCTAGTGACTCTGAAAATGGAGAACCTCACAGGGATCACAGTAGTGACTTTGAAAATGAGGAAACACAGAAGCAGCCGGCCAGTGACTCGGAGAGCGAGGAGGTCCGCAAGCAGCCGGTCAGTGACTCGGAGAGCGAGTCTGCTCCCAGGCACAAACAAGAAATAGAGTCTGATGACAGTGATGGGGAGGACAGGAAGGAGGAGGTGCAGAATGATTCTCATCATTCAGATAACAAACGTGCGAGGGAAGGATTTCAGGGCTCTGACAGTGAAGAGGAAGGTCCTAAGAGACGAAAAATCTCAGACAGCGATGAAGATGAGAAAGAGGAGAagactgtgaagaggaaaacagcCATCCTTTCTGACAGTGAGGATGACACTGAGAAAGCAC CTGCAAAAAAAGTACGAATCCTTTCTGATGTTGAAGAATCAGATAGCGATGCTGCCTCAGAGAAGTctgataaaaggaagaaaaatatggtATCAGATagtgaagaagaggaagaaagaaaagagaatgctgggaagaaaacagaagagaaagatctGTTTGGCAGTGACAGTGAATCTGGAAACGAACAAGA GAACCTGATTGCAGATATATTTGGAGAATCTGGtgatgaggaagaagaggaattTACC GGCTTTAACCAGGAGGACTTGGAAGAAGAGAAGGGTGATGCAGAGATGAAGGAGACAGCAGATGAGTCGGACTCTGATGATAACATCAAACGAGGGAAGCA TATGGACTTCATGTCAGATTTTGACATGATGCTGCAGCGAAAGAAGAGTATGAGTGGCAAGCGTAGACGAAACCGTGATGGTGGAACTTTTATTAGTGATGCAGATGATGTGGTCAGTGCTATGATTGTGAAGATGAATGAAGCTGCAGAG GAGGATCGACAGCTGAATACACAAAAGAAACCTGCACTAAAGAAATTAACTTTACTACCGACTGTAGTTATGCATCTTAAAAA GCAGGACCTCAAAGAAACTTTCATCGATAGTGGTGTAATGTCTGCCATCAAAGAAtggctttctcctcttccagaCCGAAGTCTGCCAGCACTGAAGATAAGAGAGGAGCTTCTGAAAATCCTGCAAGAG CTGCCCAGCGTGAGCCAAGAGACCCTGAAGCACAGTGGCATTGGACGAGCTGTGATGTACCTTTACAAACACCCCAAAGAATCGAGACCTAACAAAGATATGGCAGGGAAGCTAATCA ATGAATGGTCTCGACCCATCTTTGGCCTTACCTCAAACTACAAAGGCATGACAAGAGAAGAGAGGGAACAGAGAGATTTGGAACAGATGCCTCAGCGAAGAAGATTGAGTAG ctcTGGTGGTCAGACTCCCCGCAGGGATCTGGAGAAAGTATTAACAGGAGAGGAAAA gGCTCTTAGACCTGGAGACCCTGGTTTCTGTGCCCGTGCGAGGGTGCCAATGCCTTCCAACAAGGACTATGTGGTTAGGCCAAAGTGGAATGTGGAGATGGAGTCCTCTAGG CCCGGGACTATTAAGAGAGGTATTAGTCGCTTGGAAAAACACAAGAGACGGTTTGCTGAACAGAAACGACTCAGCAAAGTTCATCGGGCCATCAAGTTCAGCATTGAAGGCAACAGGATGCCCCTGTAG